The DNA region TCGCGATGTTGAGCCGTCCCTGCCGCTGCTCAGCTGCGATCACGCCATGCAGGCGCACGACGGGAATGACCGTGCCGCGCCTCATGATACGGGAAAGCCAGCTGCGGCGTTTGATGTCGACGGCCATTCACAATCCTTGTTCTAGATCGTCCGAGATTTAGGCTGCGCCAGCAACAATTACCAGTCGAGCCGAGCCCCCCCCCGAAAGATCGCATCGAACTCTGGCCGGAAGGCACGACCTTCTGCGTCGTGCAGGGCGCGAGAGGCAAGCAGGGTCAGCGGCGCCCGCGAGCCCTTTCGTCCGCGGATCAAAACTCGGGTGGCAGGCCCCCCAGGCCGGGAGCACAACGGCAGGATGGTGACCGACCCAAAACGTTGCACAAAGCCACTCAGCAGCGGCGCGAGCCCCTCGCTGGGGAAAATGAAGATGATCACTCCCCCAGCAGTGGCGCTGGTGGTCGCCGCCTTGATCCAGAGATCAAGTTCTGCCGCATCCATGTGGCGCGCACCGGCGCGGCTCTGATCACCAGCCAATGTACCCTTGCCCTCGATAAAGTAGGGCGGGTTGGCAATGACAGTGTCATAGGCATTTTCGGCCAGTCCTGCAGCTCGGCGCTGGGCTCCCTTGGCTGCAACATCGGCAGAAATGGTCTGGGTACGGCCGGCGAGGCGGTTATCCGCAGCGTTGCTCGAAGCCAACTGCAGCGCCTCTCCGTCGCTGTCGACGAGGGTGGCCTCCATCCCGCTATGGTGCACAAGCGCAACAAAGGCTGCTGTTCCCACGCCGCAGCCGAGATCCAGCAGACGGCGCCCTCCGCCCACAGCTGCGCCCAGCAACACGCTGTCGAGCCCGGCCCGGAACCCCTTGGACGGCTGCGACAGAGTAAGCTTGCCACCTAAAAAGGCGTCGCGCGTTACCGAATGGTGTTTTACAAAGGCATTTGGCTGGTCTAGGGACATCGCACCCGCAAGGCCTGTTCGCCGTGAGCTTATATGCGCCGGTGCAACGGGCTCAACCAGATTTGCCCAAGAAGGCAATGAGGAAGAAAACGGTGTCAGTTCTGACGCAGACCAAAGACGTGCCTGCCCTTAGCCCAATCGAACGGCTGCTTGAGGCAACCCAAGACGACATGGGCAAGGTCAACGCCCTGATCTTGTCGCGCGCCGATTCGCACGTGGAGATGGTGCCTGAGCTGGCCCGCTACCTCATCGACAGCGGCGGCAAGCGCCTGCGCCCCATGCTGACCGTGGCTGCCGCCGCACTGTTCGGCAAAGGCAATGGTTCGGCTGTCAATTTCGCCGCTGCCGTGGAATTCATGCACAATGCGACGCTTCTCCACGACGACGTGGTGGACGAGAGCGACATGCGCCGAGGCAAGAAGGCGGCGCGCATGGTTTGGGGCAACAAGGCTTCGATCCTGGTCGGGGACTTCCTGCTGGGGCAAGCCTTCATGATGATGGTGGAGACCGGCGAGATCGCTGCACTTGGTGTACTTTCTGCCGCCTCGGCCGTGATGGCAGAGGGGGAAGTGTTCCAGCTCGCCAAGACAGGTGATCTTACAACGACGCCGGACGACTATGCGGAGGTCATCCGCGCCAAGACTGCCGTGCTGTTCGAGGCCGCCTGTGAAGTGGGCGCCATGTCCGGCGGGGCCGATGAGGAAGGTCGCCGCGCCCTTGCCCGATACGGGCTGGCTCTCGGCAACGCCTTCCAGTTGGTCGACGACGTGCTCGATTATGGTGGCCAGGCCGGTACGCTGGGGAAGAACACCGGTGACGACCTGCGCGAAGGCAAAATGACCCTCCCCGTGATCCTTGCCCTTGCCGAGGGCTCCGAGGACGAGCGGAGCACCATCTCCACAGCTCTGGGCGATGCCGACGCCACTGCCGAACAGGTTTCCGCAGTCGTCGCGATCATGGAGCGTCACCAGACACTCTCGCGCACGCTCGATCAGGCCCACGGCCATGCGCGCGCCGCCCAGGCAGCGCTGGACGTGCTGCCATCCTCAGAGATGCGGCAGCTTTTGAGCGACGTTGTCGAATTCAGCGTATTGCGCGCATACTAGCTGATATGAGGCTGGAGTAGCGGAGCGGCCGCCACCCAGTGGCCGGGATTGGCCTGCCGCATGTCCTGTGCTGCTTGGTGCGCCTGCGCTTCGGATCCAAAAAGGCCGTAGACGGTTGCGCCCGAGCCAGACATCCGCGCCAGAATGCACCCTTGAGTTTCGGCAAGATGCGCAACTATGTCGCCGATTTCGGGCACGAGCTTGACTGCCGGGGGCTGCAGGTCGTTCCGCGTTTCAGCCAACCAGATACCAAGCTGAGCCGGACGGGTCATAGGTGCAGGCAGTTCGGGCAGCGGATAGTTGTCATGGGCCCGCAAGCGGCGGAACACGTCAGCTGTCGCAAGCGGCACCAAAGGGTTGACCAGTACCACATGGCAGGCCGGGAAGTCGGGCAGCGGCGACAAAACCTCCCCAACGCCGCGAGCAATCAACGGCGTTGAGAGGAGGCACGCCGGGACGTCGGCACCAAGGCCGGCCGCGAGATCTGCCAGTTGCGCCACCGGAATTGGTTCTGCTGAAAGGCCTGCCATCAACCGCAGGGCGGCCGCGGCGTCCGCCGAACCGCCACCAATGCCGGCGGCTACCGGCAGGTTCTTGATAAGGTGGAGCGCCAAGGGGTGCTCAACGGCCTGCGGCCAGCGGGCACGAAAGGCCGCCACCGCCCGGCACACGAGATTCCCCTCCCCAGCGTTCAGCCCCGCCGCAAAGGGCCCACTGATGGTGAGCGCATCGGCATCGGAGGGTCGCGCCTCCACTTCATCGGCCAGATCTGCGAAGACCACCAAGCTCTCGAGGTCATGGTAGCCGTCCTCGCGCCGCCGCGTCACATGCAACGCAAGGTTGATCTTGGCTGGCGCCAGCTGAACAATCGGCTCTCCCATGCCAAGGACTACTGACTTGCCGCCTCTCTCACATTGACGTCTTCATCGGGGAGGCCGTTGGCCAGCTTGGGCGTGACCCGCTCCCTCACATTGCCGACCTCGTCCACCGAAGCTGCCACGTTCCACTGGAAGCGGGCCTCGAGCTTGCGCCCGGCCCTCCAATAGGCGTCGCCCAGGTGGTCGTTGATCTCAGGGTCGTTCGGCATGAGCAACACGGCGCGCTCCAATGTGGCCACCGCATCGTCGATGCGCCCGAGCTTGTAGAAAGCCCAGCCAAGCGAATCGACGATATAGCCGTCTTGCGGCTGCGCCTCGACTGCCTTCTCGATCATTTCGAGTCCGCGCTCAAGATGCATATCCATGTCGACCCAGCTATATCCTAGATAGTTCAATACCTGCGGCTGATCTGGGTTGAGCTCGAGCGCCTTGAGGAAATCGGCTTCCGCCTGCGGCCACTGCTTGGCGCGTTCATGGGCGATACCGCGAACATAGTAGAAGCGCCAATCCGAAGGGTTCTCACCGCCCGTGAGATCAAGCGCTTTGGTATAGGCGTCGGCGGCTTCGGTGTATTGCTCGTCGTAGCGCAGGAGATCACCTAAAACCGAAACGGCCTCCAGGTCCTCGGGACGGGTGGCCACGATATTGCTCAACCGGCGCAGCGCCTCCTCACGGTCTCCCGTCGCATCGAGATTGGTTGCGATGCGCACAATCGCAGTCGGCTTCATGGTCGAGGTGGCGGGCACCGCCTCATAGATCCGGTTGGCGGCTTCGTGCTGCCCAGCACTGTCGAAAATCTGGCCAAGTGCCAGCGCGATCACATCGGCCGAAGGATCGAGATACAGACCAAGGCGCAGGAAGACCACGGCCAGATCCATGCTGCCGTCACGCGCTAGCGCCACACCGATGCCGTGGAACATCTCAGCGGCCCCGACCTGCACACTGGTGGCGAACACGCCGGGTCGTTGCTCGGCCTCCACCTGCTCGCGCACGACATTGACAACCGGATGATTGAGTCCGCGATTTTCAAACTCGGCTAATACGTCTTTGGCCTCCTCGAAGCGCCCGGAGTTGGCGAGAATGCGCGCATAGACTTCAACGATGCGAGCGACGAAAGGCTCGGCATCGAAAGCGCGTCCAGCCAACTCGATGGCTTGGTCAGTCTCGCCCGCAGCTTC from Devosia sp. RR2S18 includes:
- a CDS encoding tRNA1(Val) (adenine(37)-N6)-methyltransferase, producing the protein MSLDQPNAFVKHHSVTRDAFLGGKLTLSQPSKGFRAGLDSVLLGAAVGGGRRLLDLGCGVGTAAFVALVHHSGMEATLVDSDGEALQLASSNAADNRLAGRTQTISADVAAKGAQRRAAGLAENAYDTVIANPPYFIEGKGTLAGDQSRAGARHMDAAELDLWIKAATTSATAGGVIIFIFPSEGLAPLLSGFVQRFGSVTILPLCSRPGGPATRVLIRGRKGSRAPLTLLASRALHDAEGRAFRPEFDAIFRGGARLDW
- a CDS encoding polyprenyl synthetase family protein: MSVLTQTKDVPALSPIERLLEATQDDMGKVNALILSRADSHVEMVPELARYLIDSGGKRLRPMLTVAAAALFGKGNGSAVNFAAAVEFMHNATLLHDDVVDESDMRRGKKAARMVWGNKASILVGDFLLGQAFMMMVETGEIAALGVLSAASAVMAEGEVFQLAKTGDLTTTPDDYAEVIRAKTAVLFEAACEVGAMSGGADEEGRRALARYGLALGNAFQLVDDVLDYGGQAGTLGKNTGDDLREGKMTLPVILALAEGSEDERSTISTALGDADATAEQVSAVVAIMERHQTLSRTLDQAHGHARAAQAALDVLPSSEMRQLLSDVVEFSVLRAY
- a CDS encoding 4-(cytidine 5'-diphospho)-2-C-methyl-D-erythritol kinase, whose amino-acid sequence is MGEPIVQLAPAKINLALHVTRRREDGYHDLESLVVFADLADEVEARPSDADALTISGPFAAGLNAGEGNLVCRAVAAFRARWPQAVEHPLALHLIKNLPVAAGIGGGSADAAAALRLMAGLSAEPIPVAQLADLAAGLGADVPACLLSTPLIARGVGEVLSPLPDFPACHVVLVNPLVPLATADVFRRLRAHDNYPLPELPAPMTRPAQLGIWLAETRNDLQPPAVKLVPEIGDIVAHLAETQGCILARMSGSGATVYGLFGSEAQAHQAAQDMRQANPGHWVAAAPLLQPHIS
- a CDS encoding tetratricopeptide repeat protein is translated as MTSLITRLVRPAVLSMLLVAPVLGQSTQTAQTPMIQLPDALDFLSLSRVSETGSYLAGQLALSELRTDEAARYFSQAARADWDNPVLVERAFIAYAADGQIGQAAATAKHLLELDPNNQLAELLIATEALKERRYDAAEELLGQIGLDSFTGITGGLLRAWALVGDNRKEEADALLDQLGATGLEDFLVFHRALMAEAAGETDQAIELAGRAFDAEPFVARIVEVYARILANSGRFEEAKDVLAEFENRGLNHPVVNVVREQVEAEQRPGVFATSVQVGAAEMFHGIGVALARDGSMDLAVVFLRLGLYLDPSADVIALALGQIFDSAGQHEAANRIYEAVPATSTMKPTAIVRIATNLDATGDREEALRRLSNIVATRPEDLEAVSVLGDLLRYDEQYTEAADAYTKALDLTGGENPSDWRFYYVRGIAHERAKQWPQAEADFLKALELNPDQPQVLNYLGYSWVDMDMHLERGLEMIEKAVEAQPQDGYIVDSLGWAFYKLGRIDDAVATLERAVLLMPNDPEINDHLGDAYWRAGRKLEARFQWNVAASVDEVGNVRERVTPKLANGLPDEDVNVREAASQ